In Streptomyces sp. HUAS ZL42, the DNA window GATGCCGATGAGGCGGTCCTCCTCGTCCACCACGGGCAGCCGCTCGACGCCGTGCCGCTCCATGACCCGGGCGGCGTCCGCCACGGGCTGTTCCGGGTGCACGGTGATCGCGGGCGTCGACATCAGATCGCCGGCCGTGGCACCGCGGCCCTGCTGCCCGCCCTCCCGCCTCGCCTGCGCGCGCACGAGATCGGTTCCGGAGACCACCCCGACGACCTTGTCGTCGTGGTCGACCACCGGCAGTCCGCTGATCCGGTGCCGGTCCAGCAGCCGGACGAGGTTCTTGAACGGCGTCGTGCGCCGGGCGTGGACGACCTCGCGGGTCATCACCTCGCCCACGGTGCGGGAGTACACGGCGTCCTCCTCCTTCACGTTCAGCGCGGACGATCGTTCTCAGGACCGCCGCGCCACGGGGGTGGCGTGGCCGACCTGCGGGCCGCCTCTCCACGGTGCAGGACGCGTTCAATCTGGTTGCGAAGCCGGTCCTGCAGCCGGTCGGCGAGCTCGTGTGCGCTCGCCTCGCGGGCGTGTACGAGCACCAGATCGCTGCCCACCCTGATCTCGCCGCCCGCGGACCACGGCCGTTCGGCGCGATGCGCCGCCGCCCGGGAGATCCGCACCTCGCCGCCGACGGCCGGGAGGCCCGGCCGGTCGAGGGCCGCGTTCACCTTGGCCCGGACGTAGGCGAGTTCCTCCTCGTCCACGTCGCCCTCCGCGCGTACCCGCACGAGGGCCGTCGTGCCGTCGTGCGCCCCGGTGTTCCTGGGTGTCATGTGCTCCACTCCTTGGATCGTTCGTCGGCGCATTCAGAGTGGCGTGCGGGCCGTGGCCCGCCCAGGGGCCGCCCGGCCCCTGGACCCGGGCCGCGGGTCCCCCGTCACGCGCCGCCGGGGCCGGTGCTGTGGTGAAGAGCTGCGAGTCGGAGCCGACGGGCGGGCCCTGGGCCTTCGGCCCGCGAATGCGCTGGTACGACAGAGTGGGGGTGCACCGACCGGCTGCTCGGCCGCACCGAGCAACGTCGCCGCGCGGCTGCCGCGCGGCAGCCGCCCGGCTGAGCGGCACGACCTCTCACCTGGCAACAGCCGACGTGCTGATCCCTTATCCTCCCCTGCCCCGGACCGTTACGGTGGCACATGACCGCTACGGTCGGCTGTCGCCATGGGGAGAGCTGGAGGAACAGGTGGAAAGCTCCGAGGCCGGGGAGGCTCGCGTGCGGCTGCCGCAGCTGAGGCTGGACGAGTTGCTGGAGGAGCTGCAGGCCCGGCTGGACGCGGCGCGCGGCACGCGTGACCGGGTGCACAGTCTGCTGGAGGCGGTGCTCTCGGTCGGGCGCGAGCTCGACCTGGAGCAGGCGCTTCGGAGCATCGTGGAGGCCGCGGCGGTGCTCGTCGACGCCGAGTACGCCGCGCTCGGTGTGATCGGGCCCGACGGCAAACGGCTGTCTGCGTTCCACACCGTGGGCGTCACCGACGAGCAGATCGCCAGGATCGGCCCCTACCCGGAGGGGCACGGCATCCTGGGGGAGCTCATCAGCCATCCGGAGCCGCTGCGGCTCGGGAAGATCTCCCAGCACCCCGCCTCGTACGGCTTCCCGCCCCACCATCCGCCGATGAACACCTTCCTCGGTGTCCCGATCCGGGTGCGGGAGCAGGTTTTCGGCAACCTGTACCTGACGGAGAAGCGGGGCGGGGTCCAGTTCGACGAGGACGACGAGTCGGTGTTGTCGACGCTGGCCGTGGCGGCCGGCGTCGCCATCGACAACGCCCGCCTTTACGAGGAGTCCCGGCTGCGCGAGCGCTGGCTGCGGGCGAACGCGGAGATCACCCACAGCCTGATGTCCGGAGCCGAGCAGGCCGAGGTCCTAGGCATGATCGCGGAGCAGGCCCGGGAGATCTCCGGTGCGGCCCTCGCGGTGGTGGCGATGCCCATGGAGGACGTCGACTCGCTCGCTGTGGAACTCGCGGTCGGATCGGAGGCCGAGACACTCCGGGGAATGGTGCTGCCGATCGACGGCAGCCTGATCGGGCAGGCCTTCTCCACCGCCGCCCCCCTCACGAGCCCGGACGTGTCCCACGACGAGCGTGTGTCGTCCGGACCCCCACGGTTCACCGGACTCGGGCCGGCCGTGGCCGTCCCCATCGGATCGGGTGCCGACGGGGTGCGAGGCGTCGTCCTGCTGGTTCGCGAGAGCGGCCGGACGCCGTTCACCGAGAAGGAGATCGAACCGCTGCAGGGCTTCGCCGCGCAGGCCGCGATCGCCATGGAACTGGCCGAACACCGCAGGGACGCCGAGGAGATCGCGGTGCTCAAGGACCGCGACCGCATCGCCCGTGATCTGCACGACCTGGCGATCCAGCGGCTGTTCGCCACGGGCATGACTCTGCAGAGCGCGGGGCGCTTCATCGAGCACACGGAGGCTTCCGAACGCGTCGTGCGGGCGGTGGACGACCTCGACGAAACCATCAAGATCATCAGGTCGACGATCTTCGGTCTCCGATCCCGGGAGGGCGGCAGCGGATCGGGACTTCGGGCACGCGTCGTACGGGTGGTCGGAGAGGCGGCGCCGGTGCTGGGCTTCGCCCCCAGCGTCCGCATGGAGGGCCTGGTCGACACCGACGTCCCACGGGAGACCGCCGACCACGTGGTGGCGGTGCTCTCCGAGGCCCTGACCAACATCGCCCGGCACGCCCGCGCCGACCGCGCCGACGTGGTCCTGGGGACCGACGGACGCGAAGTGCGGCTGACGATCGCCGACAACGGCGTGGGCATCCCGGCAAAGGGCCGCCGCAGCGGCCTGCGCAACATGACAGAGCGGGCCGAACAGCTGGGTGGAGAGCTGGAGTTGAACTGTCCGGAGGGCGGGGGTACCACGTTGGTGTGGCGGGTGCCGGTGGGGGAGCGGTAGGGAGCGAGCAGGAACACCCCTTCTGATCCCGACCGTCCTGGGCCCCGGACCGAAGCTTTGGCCTGCCTGACCGGCAGCGCCACGAGCGGGACCGTCGCCGCACCCCTCTTCGTCGGCCGACCTTTGGTGGCTGTCCCCGGGCCGCGGCCGGCGCGGGTCCGGTTCGCCACGGCAGCCTGCGGATCCGTGCGGCTGTCGAACGCTGTCGTGAGGCCCGGGAGACGGTCCGTCACCGGAAGGGACCGCGGGTCGGCGGCGGCCGTTGTGGCCGCCGGTCCGGACGATGTCCTGCAGCTGTGGGTCGCGCTCTGCCCCGGGCCGCGGTCGGCGCGGGCCTGGTTCGCCACGGCAGCCTGCGGATCCGTGCGGTCGGCGAACCCTGTCGCGAGGCCCGGGAGACGGTCCGTCACCGGAAGGGACCGCGGGTCGGCGGCGGCCGTTGTGGCCGCCGGTCCGGACGATGTCCTGCAGCTGTGGGTCGCGCCCTGCCCCGGGCCGCGGTCGGCGCGGGTCCGGTTCGCCATGGCAGCCTGCGGATGCGTGCGGTCGGCGAACGCTGTCGCGAGGCCCGGGAGACGGTCCGTCACCGGAAGGGACCGCGGGTCGGCGGCGGCCGTTGTGGCCGCCGGTCCGGACGATGTCCTGCAGCTGTGGGTCGCGCCCTGCGCCCGGCCGTCGGCTTGTTCCGAGCGCTCGCGATCATCCACGTGCGCATGACCCGCCCGCGACTGTGCATGCGGCGGACAGGGACTCCACATACGCGACCGGCCTCGTCCCCAAAGGGGGCCGAGTGGCCGGCTCTTACGTCCGGGCGGCCCATCGCCCGGCCCCCTCCGCCGGACGACGCTGAAAGGTGGGCGGGGCGGGCGGCCATGCCTCGGTGGGGACCCAACAGACCCTTGCACGGGGGCCCTTCGGCCTCTGCGCCC includes these proteins:
- a CDS encoding GAF domain-containing protein, yielding MESSEAGEARVRLPQLRLDELLEELQARLDAARGTRDRVHSLLEAVLSVGRELDLEQALRSIVEAAAVLVDAEYAALGVIGPDGKRLSAFHTVGVTDEQIARIGPYPEGHGILGELISHPEPLRLGKISQHPASYGFPPHHPPMNTFLGVPIRVREQVFGNLYLTEKRGGVQFDEDDESVLSTLAVAAGVAIDNARLYEESRLRERWLRANAEITHSLMSGAEQAEVLGMIAEQAREISGAALAVVAMPMEDVDSLAVELAVGSEAETLRGMVLPIDGSLIGQAFSTAAPLTSPDVSHDERVSSGPPRFTGLGPAVAVPIGSGADGVRGVVLLVRESGRTPFTEKEIEPLQGFAAQAAIAMELAEHRRDAEEIAVLKDRDRIARDLHDLAIQRLFATGMTLQSAGRFIEHTEASERVVRAVDDLDETIKIIRSTIFGLRSREGGSGSGLRARVVRVVGEAAPVLGFAPSVRMEGLVDTDVPRETADHVVAVLSEALTNIARHARADRADVVLGTDGREVRLTIADNGVGIPAKGRRSGLRNMTERAEQLGGELELNCPEGGGTTLVWRVPVGER
- a CDS encoding CBS domain-containing protein — encoded protein: MYSRTVGEVMTREVVHARRTTPFKNLVRLLDRHRISGLPVVDHDDKVVGVVSGTDLVRAQARREGGQQGRGATAGDLMSTPAITVHPEQPVADAARVMERHGVERLPVVDEEDRLIGIATRRDLLRVFLRTDGAIRAEVIAEVLVRALALPPGAVEVRVRDGMVTLTGRVESLGDIATAVWSTWQVEGVVGVVNGLTVRVGDAGAEGQPAVDQGPNGPSGTDPATVRMI